The following are from one region of the Actinopolyspora halophila DSM 43834 genome:
- a CDS encoding peptidoglycan DD-metalloendopeptidase family protein, with protein MLRGRIVVAAVAAGAFAAAGQAMAAEQDQSDSQQDDSTPLASSQEAAASLGTATEESNTGTKGSDGASAGVGGAAPSPEVLPMARTTNTDDEVRKIAKSQRVERAREAAIREARQPDYVSPAEGTFTSGFGGRWGTTHYGIDIANGKGTQISSVAEGTVLEAGPASGFGLWVRVQHTDGTITVYGHLHSITVQEGEKVEAGDQIATMGNRGFSTGTHLHFEVWNQGGKKINPLPWLNARGVSLT; from the coding sequence GTGCTGCGCGGACGAATCGTCGTCGCGGCCGTCGCGGCGGGCGCCTTCGCGGCCGCCGGACAGGCGATGGCCGCCGAACAGGACCAGTCCGATTCCCAGCAGGACGACTCCACCCCACTGGCTTCCAGCCAGGAAGCCGCCGCCTCGTTGGGAACCGCCACCGAGGAGAGCAACACCGGGACCAAGGGCTCGGACGGCGCGAGCGCGGGCGTCGGTGGTGCCGCACCTTCCCCCGAGGTGCTGCCCATGGCACGCACCACCAACACCGACGACGAAGTCCGCAAGATAGCCAAGAGCCAGCGCGTCGAGCGCGCCCGTGAAGCGGCCATCCGCGAGGCACGGCAACCCGACTACGTCTCTCCCGCGGAGGGCACATTCACCTCCGGCTTCGGCGGACGCTGGGGAACCACCCACTACGGCATCGACATCGCCAACGGCAAGGGCACCCAAATCTCCTCCGTCGCCGAGGGAACTGTGCTCGAAGCCGGTCCCGCGAGCGGCTTCGGCCTCTGGGTTCGGGTGCAGCACACGGACGGCACCATCACCGTCTACGGCCACCTGCACAGCATCACCGTGCAGGAGGGCGAGAAGGTGGAAGCCGGCGACCAGATCGCCACCATGGGCAATCGCGGCTTCTCCACGGGAACGCATCTGCACTTCGAGGTGTGGAACCAGGGCGGCAAGAAGATCAACCCACTTCCCTGGCTCAACGCCCGCGGCGTCAGCCTCACCTGA
- a CDS encoding DUF6350 family protein codes for MADTFDRVTALDSAQIDAAESYTTRQWVRASRETLLASVLVLVSGYLGVAALLSCVVGSSPRAELAWSGVLAAAVPGWLTVFQVPLHVQGAPLTALPLLPTVLAATLIAWSAAKVARRARLRKPEQLLPVIIVMGLSHALLGMSFALLLATDGSPVRAAPWRAFVNCGSTAAFAAFVGTVDRCGVLYLLWQRLSRPMWLALRAGVLASALVIAAGAIVFLGAFCASLPELQARSAELGSAGAGVGASLLAVLYLPNVVVGGWSFATGAGFTMGGTTFTPFGGALPDPLPVLPLFGVLPEESPPGWLVGVLAVPVLVGVALGTHCRRVTAREDGRMHVLALATVPVVLFVLSLALLAGGGLGGVHGPFELRPVPAALATAGWLMLGGFSVVWLLGVWRAEDREEDAVGSARADSEAERGGSAESESVPDSVEEPEPVEESAETEEPAEADPAEVEVSGAEQVVEETDGAGVPESGETVPVGVGGEVPSEENEEGSYDVAATSESRSG; via the coding sequence GTGGCTGACACCTTCGATCGTGTGACGGCACTCGATTCCGCTCAGATCGACGCTGCCGAGTCCTACACCACCCGGCAGTGGGTACGCGCGAGCCGCGAGACGCTGTTGGCGTCCGTCCTGGTTCTGGTGTCCGGTTACCTTGGCGTGGCCGCGTTGCTCTCCTGCGTCGTGGGCAGTTCCCCGCGGGCCGAGCTCGCCTGGTCCGGTGTGCTCGCGGCCGCCGTTCCGGGGTGGCTGACCGTTTTCCAGGTCCCCCTGCACGTCCAGGGGGCGCCCCTGACGGCGCTGCCGCTGCTGCCCACCGTGCTGGCGGCGACGCTGATCGCGTGGTCCGCGGCGAAGGTGGCGCGGCGGGCACGACTGCGCAAGCCGGAGCAGCTGCTGCCCGTGATTATCGTGATGGGGCTGTCCCACGCGTTGCTCGGGATGTCGTTCGCCCTGCTGCTCGCCACCGACGGTTCACCGGTGCGCGCCGCACCGTGGCGGGCTTTCGTCAACTGCGGTTCGACGGCCGCTTTCGCGGCTTTCGTGGGCACTGTGGACAGATGTGGGGTTCTCTACCTGCTGTGGCAACGCCTGTCCCGCCCGATGTGGCTGGCCCTGCGCGCGGGGGTGCTGGCCTCCGCCCTGGTGATCGCCGCGGGAGCGATCGTGTTCCTGGGCGCCTTCTGCGCGAGCCTGCCCGAGCTGCAGGCACGTTCGGCCGAACTGGGCAGCGCGGGAGCGGGCGTGGGCGCTTCCCTGCTCGCGGTGCTGTACTTGCCGAACGTGGTCGTCGGTGGTTGGTCCTTCGCCACCGGAGCGGGTTTCACGATGGGCGGGACCACGTTCACCCCGTTCGGGGGGGCGTTGCCGGATCCGCTTCCGGTGCTGCCGCTGTTCGGTGTGCTGCCGGAGGAGAGCCCGCCCGGGTGGTTGGTCGGGGTGCTCGCGGTGCCCGTGCTCGTCGGGGTGGCGCTCGGGACGCACTGTCGGCGGGTCACCGCGCGGGAGGACGGACGAATGCACGTGCTCGCTCTCGCGACGGTGCCGGTGGTGCTGTTCGTGCTGTCGCTGGCCCTGCTGGCGGGGGGCGGCCTGGGTGGGGTTCACGGCCCCTTCGAGCTGCGACCCGTGCCTGCGGCCCTGGCCACGGCCGGATGGTTGATGCTGGGGGGCTTCTCGGTCGTGTGGTTGCTCGGGGTGTGGCGTGCCGAGGACCGGGAGGAGGACGCGGTCGGGTCTGCCCGAGCGGATTCGGAGGCGGAACGGGGCGGTTCCGCGGAGTCGGAGTCGGTGCCGGATTCCGTCGAGGAACCGGAGCCGGTGGAGGAGTCGGCGGAGACCGAGGAACCTGCCGAAGCGGACCCCGCCGAAGTGGAGGTTTCGGGGGCGGAGCAGGTGGTCGAGGAAACCGACGGAGCGGGCGTGCCGGAGTCCGGGGAGACCGTTCCGGTGGGCGTGGGCGGGGAAGTTCCCTCCGAAGAGAACGAAGAAGGTTCATACGACGTGGCTGCCACTTCCGAGTCCCGCTCCGGCTGA
- the purH gene encoding bifunctional phosphoribosylaminoimidazolecarboxamide formyltransferase/IMP cyclohydrolase produces MTTNSQQRRPVRRALIGVSDKAGLLELATGLHAAGVEIVSTGGTARTISEAGVPVTPVEEVTGFPEALDGRVKTLHPRVHAGLLADQRKREHVDQLSELDIPAFDLLVVNLYPFTRTVESGADSDEIVENIDIGGPAMVRAAAKNHASTAVVVEPNKYDWVAERVRDGGFDFTERAELAAEAFRHTASYDVAVASWMTRNNSPEEESFPGWMGETWQRRSALRYGENPHQPAALYVSGGEATGLAAAAQLHGKEMSYNNYVDADAAWRAAHDHERTCVAVVKHTNPCGIAVSDGDVAEAHRKAHECDPVSAFGGVIATNSEVSVPMAEQIAEVFTEVVVAPGYAEGALEVLTRKKNVRILTAQPPHEGRVEMRAISGGLLVQGADAIDASGDDPANWTLVAGEPVDEATLRDLAFAWHTCRAVKSNAILLADDGATVGVGMGQVNRVDAARLAVSRSGDRVSGSVAASDAFFPFPDGLQVLLDAGVRAVVQPGGSVRDEEVSAAAAAAGVPLYLTGNRHFAH; encoded by the coding sequence GTGACCACGAACTCGCAACAACGGCGACCGGTGCGGCGTGCGTTGATCGGAGTTTCGGACAAGGCGGGTCTGCTTGAGCTGGCCACCGGACTGCACGCGGCCGGGGTGGAGATCGTCTCCACCGGCGGCACCGCCCGGACGATCTCGGAAGCAGGCGTCCCCGTGACTCCCGTCGAGGAGGTGACGGGCTTCCCCGAGGCGTTGGACGGTCGGGTCAAGACCCTCCACCCCCGGGTGCACGCCGGGCTGCTGGCGGATCAGCGCAAGCGGGAACACGTCGATCAGTTGAGCGAGCTCGACATTCCCGCCTTCGATCTGCTCGTGGTCAACCTGTACCCGTTCACGCGGACGGTTGAGTCCGGAGCCGATTCGGACGAGATCGTGGAGAACATCGACATCGGTGGTCCCGCCATGGTGCGCGCGGCGGCCAAGAACCACGCGAGCACGGCCGTCGTGGTGGAACCGAACAAGTACGACTGGGTGGCGGAACGAGTCCGCGACGGCGGTTTCGACTTCACCGAGCGGGCCGAGCTGGCCGCGGAGGCGTTCCGGCACACCGCCTCCTACGACGTGGCCGTCGCGAGCTGGATGACCAGGAACAACAGTCCGGAGGAGGAGAGCTTCCCCGGCTGGATGGGGGAGACGTGGCAGCGGCGCAGCGCGCTGCGCTACGGCGAGAACCCGCACCAGCCCGCCGCGTTGTACGTCTCGGGCGGGGAGGCAACCGGTCTCGCCGCGGCGGCGCAGCTGCACGGCAAGGAGATGTCCTACAACAACTACGTGGACGCCGACGCGGCCTGGCGGGCAGCGCACGACCACGAGCGGACCTGCGTCGCGGTGGTCAAGCACACCAATCCCTGCGGAATCGCGGTCTCGGACGGCGATGTCGCCGAGGCCCACCGCAAGGCGCACGAGTGCGACCCGGTCAGTGCCTTCGGAGGCGTGATCGCCACGAACAGCGAGGTCTCGGTTCCGATGGCGGAGCAGATCGCCGAGGTGTTCACCGAGGTCGTGGTCGCTCCGGGCTATGCCGAGGGCGCTCTGGAAGTGCTCACGCGCAAGAAGAACGTGCGCATCCTGACCGCTCAGCCGCCGCACGAGGGTCGGGTCGAGATGCGCGCGATCTCGGGTGGCCTGCTGGTCCAGGGCGCCGACGCGATCGACGCCTCCGGGGACGACCCGGCCAACTGGACGTTGGTCGCCGGAGAACCCGTGGACGAGGCCACGCTGCGGGATCTGGCCTTCGCCTGGCACACCTGCCGAGCGGTGAAGTCGAACGCGATTCTGCTCGCGGACGACGGCGCCACGGTCGGTGTCGGGATGGGGCAGGTCAACCGTGTCGACGCGGCCAGGCTCGCGGTCTCCCGTTCCGGGGACCGGGTAAGCGGTTCGGTGGCCGCTTCGGACGCCTTCTTCCCGTTCCCGGACGGGCTGCAGGTGCTGCTGGACGCCGGAGTGCGCGCGGTGGTGCAGCCCGGTGGTTCGGTGCGGGACGAGGAAGTGAGCGCGGCGGCCGCCGCCGCGGGGGTTCCGCTCTACCTGACCGGAAACAGGCACTTCGCCCACTGA
- a CDS encoding SDR family oxidoreductase, protein MAEKDEHLVIGSSGFQGAAVARTLVAEGHRVRGFARGTGTPAPRAPELVTVHGDLADPDSLREAFRDVTHAAVQLPLHFDARLIETYAHNVVAAAREANVRRLVYNTNTPVPDTDTSYAAYDTRRIAEAILRDSGLPVVVLRPPVYLDNLFSPWNGPELAGDGVLSYPLPADLRVSWLSHDDLAAATVAALHREGLEDTTLRIGGPEAVTGAELAAEFSRGMGRPIVFRPQEVDEFESRLGRVLGPEAASGVGGIYRWLSGEPDAELFVADHDTVRRELGIITTPIARWVAAQPWHIWLRGTDTT, encoded by the coding sequence GTGGCCGAAAAGGACGAACACCTGGTGATCGGTTCCAGCGGTTTTCAGGGAGCCGCCGTGGCGCGGACACTGGTGGCGGAGGGCCACCGGGTTCGCGGTTTCGCACGGGGCACGGGCACACCAGCTCCGCGAGCTCCCGAGCTGGTAACCGTCCACGGCGATCTGGCCGATCCGGACAGCCTCCGCGAGGCATTCCGCGACGTCACCCACGCCGCGGTGCAACTTCCGCTGCACTTCGACGCACGACTGATCGAGACCTACGCGCACAACGTCGTCGCAGCCGCCCGCGAGGCGAACGTCCGCCGGCTGGTCTACAACACCAACACACCGGTGCCGGACACCGACACCTCGTACGCGGCCTACGACACCAGGCGGATCGCGGAGGCGATTCTCCGCGACAGTGGACTACCCGTGGTCGTGCTGCGTCCGCCGGTGTACCTGGACAACCTCTTCAGCCCCTGGAACGGCCCCGAGCTGGCCGGGGACGGCGTGCTGTCCTACCCGCTGCCCGCCGACCTGCGGGTCTCCTGGCTGTCCCACGACGACCTCGCCGCGGCCACGGTCGCCGCGCTGCACCGGGAGGGTCTGGAGGACACCACGCTGCGCATCGGCGGACCGGAAGCGGTCACCGGCGCCGAGCTCGCCGCGGAGTTCTCCCGCGGGATGGGCAGGCCGATCGTCTTCCGGCCGCAGGAGGTCGACGAGTTCGAGAGCAGGCTCGGCCGGGTGCTGGGGCCGGAGGCCGCTTCCGGCGTCGGCGGTATCTACCGCTGGCTGAGCGGGGAACCGGATGCGGAGTTGTTCGTCGCCGATCACGACACCGTGCGGCGCGAGCTCGGGATCATCACGACACCGATCGCGCGGTGGGTCGCCGCCCAGCCCTGGCACATCTGGCTCCGGGGGACCGACACCACCTGA
- a CDS encoding GbsR/MarR family transcriptional regulator: protein MPETTPNPAQGRDEQAVARFVERFALDFSEAGFPRMAARVFVRLLATDEGSCTAAELARSLQVSAAAVSGAVRYLIQVGLVVREREPGSRRDHYRVRDDMWYEAFAQRDEQFLSWESTLREGVSALGAETAAGSRLDETRRFFEFLRTELPKLMEKWRAQG, encoded by the coding sequence ATGCCCGAGACAACGCCGAACCCCGCGCAGGGGCGTGACGAGCAGGCGGTGGCTCGCTTCGTCGAGCGCTTCGCCCTGGACTTCAGCGAGGCCGGGTTCCCCCGCATGGCCGCGCGGGTGTTCGTGCGTCTGCTCGCAACGGACGAGGGATCCTGCACGGCGGCAGAACTCGCCCGTTCCCTGCAGGTCAGCGCGGCGGCGGTTTCCGGAGCCGTGCGTTACCTGATCCAGGTGGGGCTGGTCGTGCGGGAACGCGAACCGGGCAGCAGGCGTGATCACTACCGTGTTCGCGACGACATGTGGTACGAGGCGTTCGCGCAGCGCGACGAGCAGTTCCTGAGCTGGGAGAGCACTCTGCGGGAGGGCGTTTCCGCGCTCGGGGCGGAGACGGCCGCCGGAAGCAGGCTGGACGAGACGCGTCGTTTCTTCGAGTTCCTGCGCACCGAACTACCCAAGTTGATGGAGAAGTGGCGCGCTCAGGGATAA
- a CDS encoding DUF1963 domain-containing protein, producing MIAPEQRREHMTQNLAHHMGTSLAERITAFAHTGVKMCSNSDIGEPLGLSRFGGDALLPPGTGWPYDYKLPEIPLELAMVVDLTVVGPMHPDGLLPHHGVLNFFARSDYGGAKVIHADPATAVTTSPPEGTKRHAEEALNGRTVLTAPGDEDLERLAPDLAQELEDLYSSGRIAEDYTHKSIAESDSGDPEKDERFFSHLMGGLPNWQQSTMFHGPEKVHLLLELRGGNRHFDFGGPSNSLYIVIKEQNLRAGDFDKAYGITQCV from the coding sequence ATGATCGCCCCGGAACAACGACGCGAGCACATGACCCAGAACCTGGCCCACCACATGGGCACCTCACTGGCCGAACGAATCACGGCGTTCGCACACACCGGGGTCAAGATGTGCTCGAACAGCGACATCGGCGAACCACTGGGCCTCTCCCGCTTCGGTGGCGACGCGTTGCTACCCCCGGGCACCGGATGGCCGTACGATTACAAGCTCCCGGAAATCCCGCTCGAGCTGGCCATGGTCGTCGACCTCACGGTCGTCGGCCCGATGCATCCCGACGGACTACTACCCCACCACGGCGTACTCAACTTCTTCGCCAGGTCGGATTATGGTGGTGCCAAGGTGATACACGCGGATCCCGCGACCGCCGTGACAACCTCCCCACCCGAAGGCACCAAACGTCACGCGGAAGAAGCACTGAACGGACGCACCGTTCTCACGGCTCCGGGCGACGAGGATCTCGAAAGGCTGGCGCCGGATCTGGCACAGGAACTCGAGGACCTGTACTCGAGCGGCCGGATAGCGGAGGACTACACGCACAAGTCAATCGCCGAGAGCGACAGCGGCGACCCGGAAAAGGACGAGCGGTTCTTCAGCCACCTGATGGGCGGCTTGCCGAACTGGCAACAGAGTACGATGTTCCACGGCCCCGAAAAAGTGCATCTGCTACTCGAACTGAGAGGCGGAAACCGGCACTTTGACTTCGGCGGCCCCTCCAACTCCCTCTACATCGTCATCAAGGAACAGAATCTACGCGCGGGCGACTTCGACAAGGCTTATGGAATAACGCAGTGCGTCTGA
- the sucC gene encoding ADP-forming succinate--CoA ligase subunit beta: protein MDLYEYQAKEIFASHGIPTLPGSVANDPNGAKAVAEEIGGPVVVKAQVKAGGRGKAGGVKLAETPSEAETKAEAILGLDIKGHTTRQVLVTEASDIADEYYLSFLLDRANRNFLAMASVEGGVEIEEVAANNPDALARVPIDPVHGVDEAKAREIVEAAKFPAEIVDQVTTIVAQLWEAFVAEDATLFEINPLVKDPQGKVIALDGKVTLDDNASFRHPKQSEYVDEGAEDPLEAKAKAKDLNYVKLDGEVGIIGNGAGLVMSTLDVVAYAGAEHNDVKPANFLDIGGGASADVMAAGLDVILGDPDVKSVFVNVFGGITACDAVANGIVQALRMLGDEAAKPLVVRLDGNNVEEGRRILAEADHPLVTLVDTMDGAADKAAELAAGE, encoded by the coding sequence GTGGACCTGTACGAATACCAGGCGAAGGAGATCTTCGCTTCCCACGGAATACCGACACTGCCCGGCTCCGTGGCCAATGATCCCAACGGGGCCAAGGCAGTCGCGGAAGAAATCGGCGGACCCGTGGTCGTCAAGGCCCAGGTCAAAGCCGGTGGACGAGGCAAAGCCGGCGGTGTCAAGCTGGCCGAGACTCCTTCCGAGGCCGAAACCAAGGCCGAGGCGATCCTCGGGCTAGACATCAAGGGCCACACCACGCGCCAAGTGCTGGTCACCGAGGCCTCCGACATCGCGGACGAGTACTATCTCTCGTTCCTGCTCGACCGTGCCAATCGCAACTTCCTCGCGATGGCCTCGGTCGAGGGAGGCGTGGAGATCGAGGAGGTCGCGGCCAACAATCCCGATGCGTTGGCCAGGGTCCCGATCGATCCGGTTCACGGTGTGGACGAGGCCAAGGCTCGCGAGATCGTCGAGGCGGCCAAGTTCCCGGCGGAAATCGTCGATCAGGTCACCACCATCGTCGCCCAGCTCTGGGAGGCGTTCGTGGCCGAGGACGCGACCTTGTTCGAGATCAACCCGCTGGTCAAGGATCCGCAGGGCAAGGTCATCGCCCTCGATGGCAAGGTCACCCTCGACGACAACGCCTCGTTCCGGCATCCCAAGCAGTCCGAATACGTGGACGAGGGTGCCGAGGACCCGCTGGAGGCCAAGGCCAAGGCCAAGGACCTCAACTACGTCAAGCTCGACGGCGAGGTCGGCATCATCGGTAACGGTGCCGGTCTTGTGATGTCCACTCTGGACGTGGTTGCTTACGCGGGAGCCGAGCACAACGACGTCAAGCCCGCCAACTTCCTCGACATCGGCGGAGGAGCCTCCGCCGACGTCATGGCGGCCGGACTGGACGTCATCCTCGGTGATCCGGACGTGAAGTCCGTCTTCGTCAACGTTTTCGGCGGCATCACCGCCTGTGACGCGGTCGCGAACGGCATCGTCCAGGCACTGAGGATGCTCGGCGACGAGGCGGCCAAACCGCTGGTGGTCCGGCTCGACGGCAACAACGTCGAGGAGGGCAGGCGAATCCTGGCCGAGGCCGACCACCCGCTGGTCACATTGGTCGACACCATGGACGGCGCGGCCGACAAGGCCGCCGAGCTGGCTGCGGGCGAATAA
- the sucD gene encoding succinate--CoA ligase subunit alpha has product MSIFLNENSKVIVQGITGSEGTKHTARMLRSGTNIVGGVNARKAGQNVEIEGSQLPVFGSVKEAMAETGADVSVVFVPPKFAKEAVIEAIDAEIGLAVVITEGIPVHDAAYFWSHANATGNRTRIVGPNCPGVISPGGSNAGIIPADITAGGKIGLVSKSGTLTYQMMYELRDIGFSTCVGIGGDPVIGTTHIDALRSFEQDPETEAIVMIGEIGGDAEERAAEYIKANVSKPVVGYVAGFTAPEGKTMGHAGAIVSGSAGTADAKKEALEEAGVKVGKTPSATAKLMRSIING; this is encoded by the coding sequence GTGTCAATCTTCCTCAACGAAAACAGTAAGGTCATCGTCCAGGGGATCACCGGTTCCGAGGGCACCAAGCACACTGCTCGGATGCTGCGTTCCGGAACGAACATCGTCGGCGGTGTGAACGCCCGCAAGGCCGGGCAGAACGTCGAGATCGAGGGCAGCCAGCTGCCCGTCTTCGGCAGCGTCAAAGAGGCGATGGCCGAGACGGGGGCCGACGTCTCCGTGGTGTTCGTGCCGCCCAAGTTCGCCAAGGAAGCCGTGATCGAGGCGATCGACGCCGAGATCGGTCTCGCCGTGGTGATCACCGAGGGCATCCCGGTGCACGACGCGGCCTACTTCTGGTCGCACGCCAACGCGACCGGGAACAGGACCCGCATCGTCGGTCCGAACTGCCCCGGCGTGATCTCGCCGGGCGGGTCCAACGCGGGCATCATCCCGGCCGACATCACGGCGGGCGGCAAGATCGGTCTGGTGTCCAAGTCCGGCACCCTGACCTACCAGATGATGTACGAGCTGCGTGACATCGGTTTCTCCACCTGTGTCGGCATCGGAGGCGACCCGGTCATCGGGACCACCCACATCGACGCGCTGCGGTCCTTCGAGCAGGACCCGGAGACCGAGGCGATCGTCATGATCGGTGAGATCGGTGGTGACGCCGAGGAACGTGCTGCCGAGTACATCAAGGCAAACGTCAGCAAGCCGGTCGTCGGCTACGTCGCGGGCTTCACCGCCCCCGAGGGCAAGACGATGGGGCACGCCGGTGCGATCGTCTCCGGTTCCGCCGGTACCGCGGACGCGAAGAAGGAGGCGCTGGAGGAAGCCGGGGTCAAGGTCGGCAAGACGCCGAGCGCGACCGCCAAGTTGATGCGTTCGATCATCAACGGCTGA
- a CDS encoding universal stress protein, whose product MSSMSYRHDSDVGAGYHPGVAENDSMDHTEPSFEIGKDGLGGIVVGMDGSPASFHAAAWAAGLARRERSRLVLVYVEAVGGVAYWSPMGVAVASEAAESLVADLKQELVTHLKWVDIDWDFVHHRGDPAVGLEQVAEEYRSDLIVVGRSRRRGGLLGTVPATLVVEAVRPVVVVP is encoded by the coding sequence ATGTCGAGTATGTCGTACCGGCACGATTCGGATGTGGGAGCGGGCTACCATCCGGGCGTGGCCGAAAACGACTCCATGGATCACACGGAGCCGAGTTTCGAGATCGGCAAAGACGGGCTGGGCGGTATCGTCGTAGGGATGGACGGTAGCCCGGCCAGTTTTCATGCCGCGGCATGGGCGGCGGGCCTCGCTCGGCGCGAGCGGTCTCGTCTGGTGCTCGTCTATGTAGAAGCCGTCGGGGGAGTGGCCTACTGGTCACCGATGGGCGTGGCAGTGGCCAGTGAGGCCGCCGAGAGCCTCGTGGCCGATCTGAAACAGGAACTGGTCACCCACCTGAAATGGGTCGACATCGACTGGGATTTCGTCCACCACCGGGGAGATCCGGCCGTGGGACTGGAGCAGGTGGCCGAGGAGTACCGCTCCGACCTCATCGTCGTCGGCCGTTCCCGCAGACGCGGCGGACTGCTCGGAACCGTTCCCGCGACGTTGGTGGTCGAGGCGGTGCGGCCGGTGGTTGTCGTTCCCTGA
- a CDS encoding DUF5336 domain-containing protein, producing MPAPYPPPQQPAAAERAKFELDAKSILALATAALGLISWFVGFFGSAANAMTGVSGLAVIGTAALAGMWLLPRVPSSTVAMVPLAVYAALSMLQQVVLVGTSDVPGTTGGAAAIVLMLLVLLQAVAVVGLLLFEYRILTPPATGGGATQQVAHPGPAGQPGQPQQGGWNSQSGPYPAQPGAPQQQGAPQQQGGWSPQSGGFVPGTGQGVAQPGQFGQPQPAQPQAQPQGQPQAQPQGQPQAQPQEYAQPGSFAQQPHQGGQQNPYARPNPYDQQSSQEQQGQQGAPQGGPQGTQQMPHPGQQPPN from the coding sequence ATGCCCGCCCCCTACCCACCCCCCCAGCAACCCGCCGCGGCGGAGCGGGCGAAATTCGAGCTGGACGCGAAGTCGATCCTCGCGCTCGCCACGGCAGCACTCGGTCTGATCAGCTGGTTCGTCGGATTCTTCGGTTCGGCGGCCAACGCGATGACCGGTGTGTCCGGACTCGCCGTGATCGGCACTGCCGCGCTGGCCGGGATGTGGTTGCTCCCACGGGTCCCGAGCTCGACCGTCGCGATGGTTCCGCTCGCGGTGTACGCGGCGTTGTCGATGTTGCAGCAGGTCGTTCTCGTGGGGACCTCCGACGTTCCCGGTACGACCGGTGGAGCCGCCGCCATCGTGCTGATGCTGCTGGTCCTGCTGCAGGCGGTGGCCGTGGTGGGGCTGCTGTTGTTCGAGTACCGGATCCTCACACCCCCCGCTACGGGCGGAGGGGCCACCCAGCAGGTGGCGCACCCCGGTCCGGCCGGGCAACCTGGACAGCCCCAGCAGGGTGGTTGGAATTCGCAGAGCGGCCCGTACCCGGCCCAGCCAGGGGCGCCGCAACAGCAGGGAGCACCGCAGCAGCAGGGCGGTTGGAGCCCCCAGTCGGGTGGCTTCGTCCCGGGAACCGGACAGGGCGTGGCCCAGCCCGGACAGTTCGGACAGCCCCAGCCCGCGCAGCCGCAGGCTCAACCGCAGGGCCAGCCGCAGGCTCAACCGCAGGGCCAGCCGCAGGCTCAACCGCAGGAGTACGCACAGCCCGGCTCGTTCGCCCAACAGCCCCACCAGGGGGGTCAGCAGAACCCCTACGCCAGGCCGAATCCCTACGACCAGCAGTCCTCCCAGGAGCAGCAGGGACAGCAGGGGGCCCCACAGGGAGGTCCGCAGGGCACTCAGCAGATGCCCCATCCCGGTCAGCAGCCTCCGAACTGA